The DNA region GATGCTATCCATAAAGCTCTTAATGTTCATGGCATGCATAATTGCATCCTTGCAATATTCTTAGAGTCGGTGACAATGGAGTCAAAGAAGTCATTTATTTGGCATTGAGTCGATTggtttattttaaatttaataataaatttatatgtgAGATACAATGGTTTCATAACAgttgcttgctgagattttatCTCACCCCTCTTTTATCACTTTCAGGTGCGTATTGATGAAAGAGTGACATGCATGAGGAACTATGAGAATTAGATGGCACTTTCTACCACCATCACTTTTACACTTAGATTTTTCATAGTCTTTAGTAAGCAAGAAGTCAGAATAAGAGACTAGTTGTTGCCCCATAAACTCATTACTCTTTTTCTGGAATGGTTTATTATTTCACCTTGGTTTGcgtaaaatttaaataaataatatctGCTGAATTGTTTGATAATCTTTTAATTAACCATTGTGTCATATTTGTCTCGTATCTCTTGTCGCAAATAAATTTATGTTTTGTTTAAGGCATGGTGTAATGGTTGTAGTAGCATCTTGGATACCCGTGGAGGGCTGAGGTGTTACATATTTAAACAGAGATTTGTGACCGGACGAAACGCTCTACATTTCCACGACTTCCCTGATGGTCATTATTCAGCAAATACACAATCTTCAACTGAAAACTCATGCTTCAGCCTCCATGAAAACAGATGCTGAACTTTTCTTGAGTCCATCTTTACTGACAGTAGCAAACCATTTCAGTAGCTTGGTTTGAAACCCGTATATGAGGCATGCACAACACAAACAATAAGCTCTAGAGTTTTGGCAACAAGATGGACCACATATAGTTCACCCTTGAAATGATTGGTCCACAAAGGAATTACATATTTGTTGCTGAAAGCTCACACCGAACAGTCAAGTCCCAGATGAGCCCCAATACATAGGGGCATGCTCAGTCGCACCAGGACCGAACTTCTTGGCAAGATATGGCACAAATTGTAAGTTATTTACTGCAATACCAACAAACAATATTTAATCTGCTGTATAAATTTTAAAAGATCTATGGTGAATAAGATACACAACAAAATGTTTTGATCTAGTTTAATGATAAGCTTTGCAAATAGTTCTTTTTTAGATACTATTTCTTGAGCATCAGTTTTAATTTGATCTTCCAAACCTATAATTATTTTGGAAATATCTTATGGAAACAATATTAGTTGTGCCATCAACCAATTGGCACACTAAGAAAACGGGTATTACCTGCTTGAGAATCAGAGGATTCAAACATATGGATGCTAGGTATATGTTTAACAATGTGACTGCCACTTCCTTGCAGGCTTTGTATGAACCCATTTGGCATATCTTTCAGATACATCTGGTGGAGTGTCCTAATGTGCTTGATGCCCTCGGGTACAACCTTTAGATTCCCTAAACCAACTAGTTCCAAATGATCTAGACCCATCATTGTTCCGTCCTCTATCTCAATCCAACTCAGACGTTCCATGTGAGCTAATGTCAGCAACTCAAGCTTGGGGAACCATCCTACACAAAAACTTAGCTGTTCCCCACCATATGCCCCATAGAGTCGCAGATCGActagatttaacatgtgagAGAAGGAGATAATAGGATCCTTCTTCAGGCCAGACCAGTCCATTTTTAACCATGCTAATTTCTcaaatttagaaaatattgATGGAAGCACACCTGCCTCCAACTTTCCTGCCAGCCGGAAGAACTTAAGATTTGGTAAGGGCTTTAGCATTTTCAAGTCAAGAACCTCATCCATATCACACGCAGAAATAACCAACCTGCTCAGGTTAGGCATCTTTGTCAGGGAGTTCCATAACTCTTCAATGTAGCTTTGACGCACTTTGTTTATAGCCAAACTTCTCATCAATGTCAAGCTCCCCAGCTGTGAAACCAGACCTTTACTGGCCGAAACAATTTGTAAAGCTTGCAGGTTCTTTAAATGACAAATATTACCAGGAATTTTTGTAGCACCAAAGCAATTCAATGATCTTTCTTGAAGATCATGGATTACAAGCACATGTAAATGCCGTAAATTGGTTAGCATAGTTATTTCAAGTGGCAATTCCTCCACGTAGCTGAATCTCAGATCCAAAACTTGTAGCTTAGCAAGTTTTCTGAATGATGCTGGTATCTGCTTCACTTTTGTGTAAGAAAAATCTAGATAACGCAAATTATACAATTCTGTGACCACGCCCGGCACTTGTTCAATATTGGAAAATCTTAGGCATAGGACCCTCAGTAGTCTAAAACGTGATAAAACATCATATATCCAAGACGATGGTACTTCAGTGTCAAACAAAATGAACGAGCGGAGTCTTGAGCCTGCTAAAGATTTTAAGGACTGGGCACCTTTTTGGATGCTTAAGCGGCGGGCTTCATGGGCAACTTGGGTTATACCAGCATCGCCATATGAAACACCAACCTTCTCCTTTTTAGCAATGATCGAGGTTACCTCTTGCACAAGATCATGCATCAGAAATGTTCTAGCCCTTCCACATGCATTCCTTTCTGTGACTAGAAGAAGAGAGCGCTGAGTGAGTTCCGTAAGGTAACACTGAGCAACTTCCTCCATTGTTGTtccatctcctctctcttcaACAAGACCTTCCGCGATCCATAGCTTGGAAATCGCTTTTCTTTTAATCTTGTAATCTTCAGGATAGAGGCTGCAGTACAGAAAGCAGCTCCGCAGATAGCTTGGGAGATCATTCAAGCTCAGATTCAGAACATTAGAAATCCAATTGAGCTCTGGATTGTTAGCTAATTGCCAGCTAAGTTGGTTGTAGAAAAATGTCCATTCCTGTTCCTCTAATTCACGGTACGACAGAATACTTCCAATGGTTACGATAGCCAGAGGCAATCCTTGACACTTGGCAACAATTTTCTCAGCCCAAGATCTAAGATTTTCAGGACATATGTTATCTTTTGATGCAGGAAACGCCTTTTTACAGAATAGTTCCCAAGATTCAGCACATTTTAGAGTTTTAAGTTCAATGATATAGTTGCCAGCTGCCAAAGAAGACACGTCTTTTCTCCGAGTTGTCATCAGCACTCTACCTCCAAAGCTGTTTCTGACAAATGCAGAGTTCAAAAATAACCAAGCATCTTTATCCCAAACATCATCCAAGACAATCAAATACTTTTTGTCCTGCAAACAGCTTTGTATTACCTCAACTAATCTCATGCGACTCATATTCATGAAACTACTTGCAATGCTTGCTCTCTGGTCTACTAACTGATTCATGATTTCTCTTAGTAGTTCTTCAACTTGATAAGTCTGAGATACAGTAACCCATGCGTGACAATCAAAAGCTCTTCTGATCTTTTGACTCTTGTATATGCTGCTTGCAACAGTAGTTTTTCCTAAACCTCCCATACCAAAGATGGTAATGAGAGTCCGGTCTTGTTTCTCCTCAAGTAGCCATTGTGTCAATCTCCCAATTTCATCAACATTTCCCACTATGTCAGAGCTATCAGTTAAGTAAGCAGAATCTGGCATAGGGAGCTGATTGGAGTGCTGCAACTTGTTTCTCCTGTCTAATTCACCTATCGAGATGCCATATCGATGCCTCATTTCTGCTAGCCTCTGAATTCTAGCTTCAACTTGACTGATCTGGTTAGGAAACTTCTGCCATGCCACAAAGTTCTTGATCTGAAGGAACTTTCTCTTGAAGAAGCTGCCCGTATCCACCACAGCTTGCGCGGTAAGGTAAGCATGCTCATCAATGATGTCTTCCACCTCATGGGCAACATCTCTAACTTGGTCCAACCATGCATCAAATGCCTTGTCACCAACTTTCTCTGCACTAACCTGGCCAATAAATGCCTGCAGAATCGAGAACTCGCCCTCAATTTGTTTCATGCTATGCTCAAAATCTGTCAAAATCGGTGCTGCTTCGACCACCTCCGTGCCGATCCTCTCCAGTGCCCTTTCTCCCAGGGAAAGAGCAACTTTTCTGAGAACAACAAACAGGGAATCTGCCATATCTGCTTCACGCTGTCACATAATTAATTCTCTGAACAAGATTCACATCCAGTCCTGCAATAATTTGAAATACATGATTAGCTGGCTACTCAAAATATCATATTGATTTTGCTCAAAATGAAAGTAAATTCAAATAACATGAAACGGATGTGAGGTAATTAACAAGAAAAGAGTCCATCTCacggaaagaaagaaaaaaacgaaacaaaaaaaaaaggagccgTGCTGTTTGATTACCAAGCAGAGATTTCAAAGTATAAGTCGAAGGACGAGGTTCACGTGTTGAGAACAACCAGCGAATTCAACAAAGAGAAGGAGGTCTGCTGGATCAACTACACAGGATTTGGCTTTGCCGTTTGCACGATGCGCATAAGCTGTTCGACGAATTGCTCATAACAGCAGCGTGCAAGAAAGCATCTTCCTGCTCCCACGGATTAATAGGAGCGGCCAAGCGCGAGAAAGAATACATCTATCTCCACGGTTGCTGCTTGCTAGCATCGAAGCAAGAGGTCGCAGGTAGGGAGGAGGAACAAAAAGGCGTGCCTACCTCGGCGAGCAGACGAGCAAGACGGAGGAGAAGCCGCCAGCGAAAGATATCAGAAAGGAGCAGAGGAGGCGGCCGCGATTCAAGCGTTGCAGCTTGCACATCCACGCATCCGCTTCCGCGTCGTTGAGATAATAAAGGGATCCTCCTGAATCTATGACAGTGAGATCTCCTGAGTCTATGACTTTTTGCCGGAGCTAGTGACTGCTACTTGCTAGTAGTAGACTAGTAGACACGGCACGTCTCAGGTCTTCGCTCCGCGCATAGGTATCCCAGCTTCCAAAACTTCGCTCGTGGCCAAGAAGAGTTCAGGACTTGGATTTTAGCGTAATTAGATTTTTTTGGTACAGTtgaattttatgattttttttaaaagtgattttttaaaagttgTTTATATCTTATATCAAAAGTTATTggtttttatgagaattttttaataaaaaagtcATTCTCAGTCAGTTTtatagcttttagtttatttcatgaAAAACTAGCTttttagcttttcaaaagcaagtaataaatcaatctgtttgtttcaacttatAACTTCTGATAAGCAGAAGCCAACAATAATgacttatttattttaattgttAATTATAAAAAACTGCTTGTAGAATATGGATTGTGAAAAACTGAATTGTAAAAGTTAAATTGTACAATCTACAGAAAGTAGCAAAAATCGAATTATTGTATTGTTACAATCTGAACATTAGATTGTATAATCTAACTTTTACAatctaacatatttattttagcttacaGATTGTAATCATAATTTACAATCTATAACCTGAAACAAACGAACTCTAAACTATGCTAAACAGAGCCTTAATCCCGTGACAGTAATCGGCGGTGGATGGGCTTTTGGCCtttgttttgtaatttttcgCATTCTAGGTTTAAACGTGTTTACACGTAGGCTAAAACGGCACTCTTTCATCACTGGAGAAAGTATTATGAACACACCGTAGGAAATGTGTACAGGTCCCAAGTACGTGAGTATAAGACATGTGGGACCCCATGCACGTTAACATAACGTAGATATGAGACCCTCAAACATGATGCTCTATACAGGAGAAGGCAGCAACCAGCTACTAGCCTTTGCCATATATTGTAATAGAGAGATCAAGAAAGATTAAAAGAAAGAACTCCCCTTCTCTCTACATCTTTGTTCCTACTATTATGGCTATTGTGTGTGTGCTGTGATTGCTTGTTGATCGACTAAGAATTGAACGGTTTCTTACACAAACTTCGAACTGTGACAgtcccattgccatccctacataCAAGATTTACCATGGGGCATTAGCTTTTTAACTCGCAATTCATCACCCCACCAAAAGGCGCTTCAACTGGATTTTTCTAAAAGTAGAACGAGTAGTTGTCAGATGTTTTCTGAGTTCCTTGTCAAAGCCATTTCGTCAAATATTATGGGCtgtcgatttttttttcctttttgaaatATCCACCATGCTGGCAtcgcaagaactcaagaaacctttttttctcttttcaagTAGACTTTTGCAACACCACACAAGCTAGCAGCCCCTGAGTGTAACATAGCCTCGTTTGCATTAGTCTTCACCAGATGTAGACATTTCGATGTTCCTTGCTTGACAATAAATCATATGTTTACCTTGCAGATGAAAGACGGCATTGCAATTGTGACTTCTGAGGGATTTCAGCGTAGCCTGCCCTGAAGATGAGCCTATTGCTTCTTCGCTGTCATACATGAGTCTCTAAGGCACAGAGGCCCGAACTCACCAAACAAAAAGGCAAGCCAGTCTCCTCTCAAGTATTGGCTGCTTATTTAAGCAGAGATTTGTGACGAGACGAAATGCTCTACATGTACTTTCCTGATAGTCAACAAATACACAATCTTCAACTGAAAACTTGCGCCTCAGCCTCCATGAAAACAGATGCCGAATTTTTCTTCAGTCCATCCTTACTGACAGTAGCAAATCATTTCAGTAGCTAGGTTCGAAACCCGTATATGAGGCACAACACAAACAATAAGCTCATCTAGAGTTTTGGCACCAAGATGAACTACATATTGTTCACTCTTGAAATGATTGGCCTGCAAAGGAATACATATTTCTTGCTGAAAGCTCCAGCCGAACTGTCAAGTGCCAGATGAGCCCCAGTATGCAGGGGCATGCTTAGTTGCACCAGGACCGTACTTCTTGGCAAGGAGTGGCACCAAATGGAAGTTATTTACTGCAATATCAACAGAACAGTATTTACTCTGCCGTATAAACGGAACAAGACGGAACAAAATGTTTTGATCTAGTTTACCGATAAGCTTTGCAGATAGTTTTTACATACTATTTCTTGGGTACCAGTTTTAATTTGATCTTTCCTAAcctatatttttcaaaatatctTGTGACAACTATACTAGTTGTTTTATCAAGTAATTGCCATACTGAGAAAATGGAAATTACCTGCTTGACAATCAGAGGAGTCAAAAATATGGATGTTAGGTATATGTTGAACGATGTGATTGTCATTTCCTTGCAGGCTTTGTATGAACCCCTTTGACATATCTGTCAGAAACAACTGGTGGAGTGTCCTAATGTATTTGATGCCCTCCGGTACCACCTTTAGATTCCGTAAACCAATAAGTTCCAAATGATGTAGACCTGTCATTGTTCTGTCCTCTATCTCAATCCAATTCAGATGTTCCATGTCAGCTAATTGCAGAGAATTGAGCTTGGGGAACCATCCTGCACAAAAGGTTAGCTGTTCCCCATCATATGCACCGAAGAGCCACAGATCAActagatttaacatgtgagAGAAGGAGCTGATAGGATCCTTCTTCAGACCAGACCAGTCCAATTTTAACCATGCTAATTTCTCAAATTTAGGAAATATTGATGGAAGCACACCTGCCTCCAACTTTCCTGCCAGATAGAACAACTTCAGATTTGGTAAGGGCTTTAGCATTTTCAAGTCAAGAACCTCATCCATATCACACGCAGAAATAGCCAACCTGCTCAGGTTAGGCATCTTTGTCAGGGAGTTCCATAACTCTTCAATGTAGCTTTGATGCACTTTGTTTATAGCTAAACTTCTCATCAATGTCAAGCTCCCCAGCTGTGAAACCAGATCTTTATTGGCCGAAACAATTCGTAAAGCTTGCAGGTTCTTTAAATGACAAATATTACCAGGAATTTTTGTAGCACCAAAGCAATTCAATGATCTTTCCTGAAGATCATGGATTACAAGCACATGTAAATGCCGTAAATTGGTTAGCATAGTTATTTCCAGTGGCAATTCCTCCACGTAGCTGAATCTCAGATCCAAAACTTGTAGCTTAACAAGTTTTCTGAATGATGCTGGTATCTGCTTCACTTTTGTGTAAGAAAAATCTAGATAACGCAAATTATACAATTCTGTGACCACGCCCGGCACTTGTTCAATATTGGAAAATCTTAGGCATAGGACCCTCAGTAGTCTAAAACGTGATAAAACATCATATATCCAAGACGATGCTACTTCAGTATCAAACAAAATGAACGAGCGGAGTCTTGAGCCTGCTAAAGATTTTAAGGACCGGGCACCTTTTTGGATGCTTAAGCGACGGGCTTCATGGGCAACTTGGGTTATACCAGCATCGCCATATGAAACACCAACATTCTCCTTTTTAGCAATGATCGAGGTTACCTCTCGCACAAGATCATGCATCAGAAATGTTCTAGCCCTTCCACATGCATTCCTTTCTGTGACTAGAAGAAGAGAGCGCTGAGTGAGCTCCGTAAAGTAACACTGAGCAACTTCCTCCATTGTTGTtccatctcctctctcttcaACAAGACCTTCCGCGATCCATAGCTTGGAAATCGCTTTTCTTTTAATCTTGTAATCTTCAGGATAGAGGCTGCAGTACAGAAAGCAGCTCCGCAGATAGCTTGGGAGATCATTCAAGCTCAGATTCAGAACATTAGAAATCCAATTGAGCTCTGGATTGTTAGCTAATTGCCAGCTAAGTTGGTTGTAGAAAAATGTCCATTCCTGTTCCTCTAATTCACGGTACGACAGAATACTTCCAATGGTTACGATAGCCAGAGGCAATCCTTGACACTTGGCAACAATTTTCTCAGCCCAAGATCTAAGATTTTCAGGACATATGTTATCTTTTGATGCAGGAAACGCCTTTTTACAGAATAGTTCCCAAGATTCAGCACATTTTAGAGTTTTAAGTTCAATGATATAGTTGCCAGCTGCCAAAGAAGACACGTCTTTTCTCCGAGTTGTCATCAGCACTCTACCTCCAAAGCTGTTTCTGACAAATGCAGAGTTCAAAAATAACCAAGCATCTTTATCCCAAACATCATCCAAGACAATCAAATACTTTTTGTCCCGCAAATAGCTTTGTATTACCTCAACTAATCTCATGCGACTCATATTCATGAAACCACTTGCAATGCTTGCTCTCTGGTCTACTAACTGATTCATGATTTCTCTTAGTAGTTCTTCGACTTGATAAGTCTGAGATACAGTAACCCATGCGTGACAATCAAAAGCTCTTCTGATCTTTTGACTCTTGTATATGCTGCTTGCAACAGTAGTTTTTCCTAAACCTCCCATACCAAAGATGGTAATGAGAGTCCGGTCTTGTTTCTCCTCAAGTAGCCATTGTGTCAATCTCCCAATTTCATCAACATTTCCCACTATGTCAGAGCTATCAGTTAAGTAAGCAGAATCTGGCATAGGGAGCTGATTGGAGTGCTGCAACTTGTTTCTCCTGTCTAATTCACCTATCGAGATGCCATATTGATGCCTCATTTCTGCTAGCCTCTGAATTCTGGCTTCAACTTGACTGATCTGGTTAGGAAACTTCTGACATGCCACAAAGTTCTTGATCTGAAGGAACTTTCTCTTGAAGAAGCTGCGCGTATCCACCACAGCTTGCGCGGTAAGGTAAGCATGCTCATCAATGATGTCTTCCACCTCATGGGCAACATCTCTAACTTGGTCCAACCATGCATCAAATGCCTTGTCACCAACTTTCTCTGCACTAACCTGGCCAATAAATGCCTGCAGAATCGAGAACTCGCCCTCGATTTGTTTCATGCTATGCTCAAAATCTGTCAAAATCGGTGCTGCTTCGACCACCTCCGTGCCGATCCTCTCCAGTGCCCTTTCTCCCAGGGAAAGAGCAACTTTTCTGAGAACAACAAACAGGGAATCTGCCATATCTGCCTTCACGCTGTCACATAATTAATTCTCTGAACAAGATTCACATCCAGTCCTGCAATAATTTGAAATACATGATTAGCTGGCTACTCAAAATATCATATTGATTTTGCTCAAAATGAAAGTAAATTCAAATAACATGAAACGGATGTGAGGTAATTAACAAGAAAAGAGTCCATCTCacggaaagaaagaaaaaaacgaaacaaaaaaaaaaggagccgTGCTGTTTGATTACCAAGCAGAGATTTCAAAGTATAAGTCGAAGGACGAGGTTCACGTGTTGAGAACAACCAGCGAATTCAACAAAGAGAAGGAGGTCTGCTGGATCAACTACACAGGATTTGGCTTTGCCGTTTGCACGATGCGCATAAGCTGTTCGACGAATTGCTCATAACAGCAGCGTGCAAGAAAGCATCTTCCTGCTCCCACGGATTAATAGGAGCGGCCAAGCGCGAGAAAGAATACATCTATCTCCACGGTTGCTGCTTGCTAGCATCGAAGCAAGAGGTCGCAGGTAGGGAGGAGGAACAAAAAGGCGTGCCTACCTCGGCGAGCAGACGAGCAAGACGGAGGAGAAGCCGCCAGCGAAAGATATCAGAAAGGAGCAGAGGAGGCGGCCGCGATTCAAGCGTTGCAGCTTGCACATCCACGCATCCGCTTCCGCGTCGTTGAGATAATAAAGGGATCCTCCTGAATCTATGACAGTGAGATCTCCTGAGTCTATGACTTTTTGCCGGAGCTAGTGACTGCTACTTGCTAGTAGTAGACTAGTAGACACGGCACGTCTCAGGTCTTCGCTCCGCGCATAGGTATCCCAGCTTCCAAAACTTCGCTCGTGGCCAAGAAGAGTTCAGGACTTGGATTTTAGCGTAATTAGGTTCTTTTTGGTACACTtgaattttatgatttttttaaaaaaatgattttttaattgTTTATATTTTATACCAAAAGTTGTTGATTTTTACGAGAAATTTTTAAATCCTTAGTTTTCAGAAAAATCATTCTCAGCTAATTTtatagcttttagtttattttattagaaactagctttttagctttttaaaaaCAAGTAAtaagtatttttcaaaatatctTGTGACAACTATACTAGTTGTTTTAGGTATATGTTGAACGATGTGATTGTCATTTCCTTGCAGGCTTTGTATGAACCCCTTTGACATATCTGTCAGAAACATCTGGTGGAGTGTCCTAATGTATTTGATGCCCTCCGGTACCACCTTTAGATTCCCTAAACCAATAAGTTCCAAATGATGTAGACCTGTCATTGTTCTGTCCTCTATCTCAATCCAATTCAGATGTTCCATGACAGATCCGGTCTCCGGTGTGTTcgtttaaaaaactattttttttcaaactatcTAAGTATCTAAGTATCCGTACGttacaataaaaatacaaatattagatacagtaatattaaatataaactaAGACATGAAGATGTAAATATATCATAGGAGCGCCACTAAACAAATATGTCATAGTGATGCCACAATTTGATTTTAAATAAGATcagaaaaataagataaaattatccgctaatttttcttctaatttctttatttattttcattagtaaattAATCTCGTACCCATAACCAGTAACAAGACGAGAAAACTGGAGTAtgagaatgaataataaaaatagataaattatttaaattttagaggaTCTTATTAGGTATGAAGAGGGTAAATGAAATAAGTGATGCGAGAACCGAtttgtgttttatatagtaaggATATGCCACTAATACAATAATAACAATAAAGACTCCAACCTAAGCAAGTTAGGAtaaactagagatgaaacctgtcggtgtatcaggaaccacgggcctctggttcccgaggccaggccagctgtccgccacgtggcgccatcccgcgaggttccCCCGCaaggtgaggaaagtctaagttccgggagacgGTGCCCGGGGCCACAGTCCTTGGCCCCCAAGGACCCCAGTCCCCCGATAACCCGcaaagtctaagtaccgggaagaaggtgctcggggaagcacccggtcgcccccgagcaccctggtccccccgacgatcagaagagctaagtcccgggagagtgctcgggggctgcgcgcagcagtccccgggcgcacggttccccgaaggtcagtataaaagtgctcaggagagggtgctcagggttgcgcgtggcagcccccggactctcggttccccgaaggtccgtacaaaagtgctcgggagaaagcgctcggggaggtaattggtacccccgagtacccggtgccccgaggacgaggataagcattctcgggagagagtgctcggagaggtcaacggtacccccgagcactcggttccccgacgacccagagaggcccccaaggggcccaccgatgaggtgtctgCCCGTCAAAGGTCCAAAGCCGCATTAAATGagcacgcgtggcctgacatatccaactgctcccgccgcagtgtcagttcctgccatgctttggcagaggcgcgtggggctattaattgcacgagtcccgtcccgtatcacccGGTGCGTCTCGGGATAatattgccaggatcaaggagTTCCGCCTGCCGTCCTGccatggcagaggaacaagacagggcgggcacgccgggtgcctctgtggctgcccggtggtcCCTCTCAACGGCACCCGTTGTCAgagcgtccacagtgacgagtgaccgaacgcgcgccgcgtttttccacagCCCCGGTCatttcacccagaggaaatgatgacgccttttccagtcat from Phragmites australis chromosome 8, lpPhrAust1.1, whole genome shotgun sequence includes:
- the LOC133927313 gene encoding disease resistance protein RPM1-like — encoded protein: MADSLFVVLRKVALSLGERALERIGTEVVEAAPILTDFEHSMKQIEGEFSILQAFIGQVSAEKVGDKAFDAWLDQVRDVAHEVEDIIDEHAYLTAQAVVDTRSFFKRKFLQIKNFVACQKFPNQISQVEARIQRLAEMRHQYGISIGELDRRNKLQHSNQLPMPDSAYLTDSSDIVGNVDEIGRLTQWLLEEKQDRTLITIFGMGGLGKTTVASSIYKSQKIRRAFDCHAWVTVSQTYQVEELLREIMNQLVDQRASIASGFMNMSRMRLVEVIQSYLRDKKYLIVLDDVWDKDAWLFLNSAFVRNSFGGRVLMTTRRKDVSSLAAGNYIIELKTLKCAESWELFCKKAFPASKDNICPENLRSWAEKIVAKCQGLPLAIVTIGSILSYRELEEQEWTFFYNQLSWQLANNPELNWISNVLNLSLNDLPSYLRSCFLYCSLYPEDYKIKRKAISKLWIAEGLVEERGDGTTMEEVAQCYFTELTQRSLLLVTERNACGRARTFLMHDLVREVTSIIAKKENVGVSYGDAGITQVAHEARRLSIQKGARSLKSLAGSRLRSFILFDTEVASSWIYDVLSRFRLLRVLCLRFSNIEQVPGVVTELYNLRYLDFSYTKVKQIPASFRKLVKLQVLDLRFSYVEELPLEITMLTNLRHLHVLVIHDLQERSLNCFGATKIPGNICHLKNLQALRIVSANKDLVSQLGSLTLMRSLAINKVHQSYIEELWNSLTKMPNLSRLAISACDMDEVLDLKMLKPLPNLKLFYLAGKLEAGVLPSIFPKFEKLAWLKLDWSGLKKDPISSFSHMLNLVDLWLFGAYDGEQLTFCAGWFPKLNSLQLADMEHLNWIEIEDRTMTGLHHLELIGLRNLKVVPEGIKYIRTLHQLFLTDMSKGFIQSLQGNDNHIVQHIPNIHIFDSSDCQAVNNFHLVPLLAKKYGPGATKHAPAYWGSSGT
- the LOC133927314 gene encoding disease resistance protein RPM1-like; this encodes MADSLFVVLRKVALSLGERALERIGTEVVEAAPILTDFEHSMKQIEGEFSILQAFIGQVSAEKVGDKAFDAWLDQVRDVAHEVEDIIDEHAYLTAQAVVDTGSFFKRKFLQIKNFVAWQKFPNQISQVEARIQRLAEMRHRYGISIGELDRRNKLQHSNQLPMPDSAYLTDSSDIVGNVDEIGRLTQWLLEEKQDRTLITIFGMGGLGKTTVASSIYKSQKIRRAFDCHAWVTVSQTYQVEELLREIMNQLVDQRASIASSFMNMSRMRLVEVIQSCLQDKKYLIVLDDVWDKDAWLFLNSAFVRNSFGGRVLMTTRRKDVSSLAAGNYIIELKTLKCAESWELFCKKAFPASKDNICPENLRSWAEKIVAKCQGLPLAIVTIGSILSYRELEEQEWTFFYNQLSWQLANNPELNWISNVLNLSLNDLPSYLRSCFLYCSLYPEDYKIKRKAISKLWIAEGLVEERGDGTTMEEVAQCYLTELTQRSLLLVTERNACGRARTFLMHDLVQEVTSIIAKKEKVGVSYGDAGITQVAHEARRLSIQKGAQSLKSLAGSRLRSFILFDTEVPSSWIYDVLSRFRLLRVLCLRFSNIEQVPGVVTELYNLRYLDFSYTKVKQIPASFRKLAKLQVLDLRFSYVEELPLEITMLTNLRHLHVLVIHDLQERSLNCFGATKIPGNICHLKNLQALQIVSASKGLVSQLGSLTLMRSLAINKVRQSYIEELWNSLTKMPNLSRLVISACDMDEVLDLKMLKPLPNLKFFRLAGKLEAGVLPSIFSKFEKLAWLKMDWSGLKKDPIISFSHMLNLVDLRLYGAYGGEQLSFCVGWFPKLELLTLAHMERLSWIEIEDGTMMGLDHLELVGLGNLKVVPEGIKHIRTLHQMYLKDMPNGFIQSLQGSGSHIVKHIPSIHMFESSDSQAVNNLQFVPYLAKKFGPGATEHAPMYWGSSGT